The following nucleotide sequence is from Acyrthosiphon pisum isolate AL4f chromosome A2, pea_aphid_22Mar2018_4r6ur, whole genome shotgun sequence.
tcCATAAATTTCAACACAGAATTATAGTGAATCGTTTTAAGTCGTTGCCACGGGCACAAACAAACCATTTaccttatacattttgtatattttgtaattatttattagtaaataaaaattgaattgagatgaaaatattgaattatggtacggaacccttcgggCGCGAGTCCAACTCGCACTTGgccttttgatttattttgaaagtcaaatactaataaaatataaaatcgatatgtcattccctcaaaaatattattctctatcttttttgtaataggtgactttactctaagattacttaaacgcatagaacaAATGATTTTGCAtcaatgcgttttgtctatgttgtgcgtgggccagagagagaaaacaaatagtgcgctgacatcctcttaaggagATATCTTCTCAAGGAAATATAAagtactaattttaaaatataatctgatATTTTGTTGAAGGGTCATGCTTCATGCACCttcaataacaaatttaagCTACAATAAACCTTTGAACATTTGTATGCATTAAATTGTGCTATCCATTAGCTGTTAACGTTGTGGACTTtcctttaataaaataataataaatgaaaatatttctatttgttcataaatattgtatgttGGATAAAAAGTGATTTAATGAATCAATCAAATATGTAATgtgaaaaaatatggaaacaatGACTAGATAAATgccatacatttaaaatattataattacaaatgttaacaaaagttgataacatttattatacttgttacaaacttctatagttatattatatacattaggaTTAAgaaaacagtataaaatatgtagttaatattttatgaatgcaCATTAGtcatttctgtttttttaaatattttaagtattttttttcctggTATTAAAGTTTGTGATAGTCCAggtcttttcttttttttatttgattttgaactCTCCTTATTTGATTTGTCTTCATCTATTATATTTGGACCATTAAATAATTCTGAATCGTGagcaaatttacatttatttccaAAACGACAACGACCTTTTTTGTTCAtccaacatatattttttccgTTAACTTTTGTGAGGTGGTCCTTAGCAGGAACCATTTTAACATGTTTTTCTAATACTGCACATTTAGCTCGTTCAGCTTCCAAGTAAGGATTTCTGAAGACAGATTCATTGATAATACCAGTATCTTTAAATCTTGGTGCAGGAAGCTTATTCTCAGTTTTATACTCATCAActaacctaaaattaaaattaaataaaattaataataactactgtTCTCGAAcggaacaatatttttattttatacacaggtACCCATACaatgaaataacaatttagACACAGAAATCAGATTATccgttcaaattaaatttaaattggttaacatttgaaaattatgtttaaattcagtaaatcattgatttttaaaataacttataaaaatattaagtatattaatattagatacatttgaaaattaaaaacattataataaattttttaagtaatgatTGTATCACTGAAATCAGTGAAATTTGTGCAATATATTTGTGAAATCAGTTTAAGGTAATTGATCAAAATTACTTCATATCCTTAGTGTTTTCATCTAGATTTTGATCACTTTCCAACGAATCAGTGTCTGTTTCGTCTCCATAATCTGCTACTAATGAGttcattatagtttattatccGATTACGATTATAGTACAACGTCAAGTAGATTCAAcacaattttaaagtttctaaaaatgtttaaactaaatACGGTAGACAATTGAaggtagttaggtacctaaaatacctTTGtcatacctaaaaaatataagctcatataatattattacacttctATTAACAGATTAGCTAAAaagtatcaatattcaatagtatCATTTTGTGGTATCATAAATCCAAGAGGCCaagcaaataattattatcattgtatacctatagacATAAACCAAAgtgtaatatgataataactgAGTAAATTAGTCCATTCGTCAATAAAACTTAAACGTCATAATttccatttaatatatttttatttccaagaAACAGCCTTTACGaggatgataataaaaaataataagattatatcacggactaagatatatacatagatatatacaacaactagatagccgtcttaaTACTACAGTAAAGTTGTGACCAATATCTTGAAATCGGCCGCCATCTATAAAGCagacaatgtttacatttattttacatttatttatatacatatatatttatctatttatatatactatgataatattattttgtaaacattgcctgctttgtaaatggcggccgacttccatgacaatgagacggctatctagtttgttgtatatatctatggatATATATCAGTAACTGTAGTAGTccgtgatattaataatataatctataattatagtatctACATCATGATCACTATCTTAAATTGTGATCATGCTGTAAAATAACGAGTAATATAGAATTACCTGCACTAGTGCACTATGAATAAAGTAGAACTGTAGAAGGACCAGTCCTTATTTAGCCGTCTACCTCATGATACCTTCAATAATATGTCCCAATATTTATCTATCACTTTAGattcaagcccggattaagggatTAATTATCCGGGCCTggataattagaatttatttaggggcctctgatTTGTCTATTACTTTTTCGTTATAGGTTGTaaaacactgcataaatcatctaaagaaaaaataaatgattatttagatAGGagaaaagcttgtaaattacaatttataaataaagtgatacattattcattatttattgctgtaTAAGTTATGTaagcgcaatttcaacttttgacttgggggagctaaatatattaaaggaaagcagaccattgcaatatagcattttaaaattgtatgtcctatgttttttttttttgggggggggggNNNNNNNNNNNNNNNNNNNNNNNNNNNNNNNNNNNNNNNNNNNNNNNNNNacatttcgcggggtaaccccgtaccactccactccgctcatctaaactttaaatatttataactcataaactactcacctcaaattcgattttcatgtatcaaaacactaagaaaaatattctgctgtagaatataaaattaaaacccaatgttgtcattcaaaaaagtaaaaacttaaaaaattataaggataaaaaatattttcaaaaatatgtacactttttgaaataatgagtgttcaatgataaaataatcacccggtatatcattgatttatatttttttgttaacaacCATTTACCCCACGTCCAAATGGCTACGTCAATTTGTCCCTATTCGCTCTATAGTAGGGTGGCCACTGGTCATACGACATTTACCAGTTACCTACTACCTAACCTGAATATAATACTAGTCGGTCTAGTCGTTAAAAAAACTTATGCTTCAATGTATCGCTTGACTGCGAAAATGTTAATCTATGTACTCGAATTCGATATACTTCTTATAACCGTAAGATACAAGCACTTagcacgatgtagagaagatatctTCTCTGGATACAAAATACACAATATGGTACAATAATTGTATCGAAGATATACGGTCCAACCCTATTTACACCGATACCTACTGTAAATCAGACCCgttacctacttcataattgtatactttttattatctAAGTTAATATTATGCCCATAAAAACCGACAACCGTAGAAATGTAGAATTAAGatgagtttttaatttatataaacagaTAGGTACATGGTATTGGTCGAAAACGTACACAGATCATATATAGTTGTAGGCTGTAGCTTATAGGTAgacaatactatttattaataaaatataatattcagttgtCTTGACGACACATGTCCACATTTATCATAGCTTGTACGAATAAatgcgttaaaaaatataatttgtgttataATGGATAGGTTACTAGGGAAATAGAATTGTCGAAAATATCGACCAAACCTAAAGtataatcttataaaattacatagatttattataattaaataatcatttaagttatacagtatatacagtaGTTAGGTGCATAATGGATATTATATCACAAAATGAAGTTGATTTTTTCATTGATCATATTAAGGAATCAAAACTTAATGAGCTTGgatcaaaaatgtaattcaataaattttaaatattatagatctaTATATTTAGTTACATACAAAAAACGTATGTTGTAGATGGTACGATAGTCATGATCGTTTGCAAAAACTTAACCAACAAGCTACATTGGATGCTACTGAAGGTCGAGAAGAATATATTAAGGATCAGCTCATCAGTTACGGAAAAGTATAGTTAAACTATTACCTCAACAATGGTGTTTGAAATCTAAGTGTCCGATGACATTTTTACCTTGTAATAAATTTGTACTTTTAAGGTTCCTATTATTGTGCATGAAGCAATTTGTGTAGCAATTTGGAGAGAAAAAGTACTTCCAGAAGTACTGTGTATAATACCGAATCCTACACAATcattcacattatattttatcgtaagtttttattataatatgattgtttaatattaggtataatatataaaatatgtaccattGTATTTTGTAACTGCTAAACTGGatctttccaattttttttttaaatataatatacctaggtatttactaaaattataaagttcAAGATAGCAAAACAATGGTTACTCTTTCCAATCAGCatttagttaaaaatcaaaacttcaGTAAATGAATGAGATTgaatgaaaacataaatattatttaaaatatatatgtacaatatttaattggtgTGAccagtatattacaatatttaatatttatatttataaacaagttaggtaggtatactgtatacaataattcttggtacataaattataatagtacctacctataatatcatactcAGGGTTGTGACTGTTGTGAGATTGATGTCTTATTTTACACATCGATTATCAACGAACTTCAttagaaaatatgcaaaataaaatatgagatACAAATCTGATTCaagaaataatcattttaaatacgaaattgtattttctatattttagatGAAAGCATAAGCGTTTAGCATAAgcataagggggggggggggtggcctGGTGGTCCATGGCCCACCCTGCGAGACGTACCCAGGGTCGGCGGTAATGGTATGGTGGGTCATCACCCtttgaatttttcataaatatcagTTGGCATTTTCTTCATAACAGAGAACTTTCAGAAATTATACGACTTGTTAAAAACCGTTTTCCTagattttcatatataattttaataataaaaacgagaaCGGGTTCTGGGCAGTCGGCagtattttgatttctaaatcGGTAATTACAGAGGATgacactattattaatataataatattataattttttattattattattattgtctattaatagtttactatgttataaaaaattttaaatataagtgaatatttattatttaatcaatgactATATTGACTCCACAATAGTGTTAGTATACAAATAAGGGAAAGTAGAATTCCTTGTTTTTCGACTATACGCACTTGACCCACACGTGTTATTTTACACTTTGGTTTTGTAGGACTCTAACCCCTATGTAACTATTCATCCTAGTTACACCCATGTCGATtgctatacgtaggtatataatacctatagtaactTTTTTATTACCGTCGTCCATcaattggtatttatttaaaatttaaaactgtgttgacaattaaaatatttcttatttaatttttaaaatatgtatctgtTTTTATCATATGAATGATTTTCGCCCTAAATAGTGCAGGGTGATTATGATTGGGTAAATTAAAGTATGTTTTAATAGTTTCTTTTATCAGAGTTCAGGTTTCTTAATCTTTATTGACACCCTGTGGCCTGTCACAAATGTTTGCGCACGCCTATGGATGAAAGTGCGCAGCATTTAactgttttattgtattttcggagaaaatattatggatttttcgttttataccaatatatttcaatataatataatacgtttattttGCTTACtaatgaaatatacatatagtataatattatagttaggttaCCTACAGTGGTGTACTGGTGTGCCCAGGAAatttcaatgggggggggggggggatatatgttataaattttttaaaagtatatataaaagtataaaaaaaaaggcgggtaagtggatgtcgctctgctgtacagtaggttacaagtgggttactgtaatggatggaattaaatttgaatccaatgatattatatcattgtgtacgaaaaacgattctgaacggagatgatttgtcagtctatgtattagacatacctattataggtatacttatctatagtattaaaaaaaaattgacctataataggtatcaataataaattccaaattaatcatatcacaatatccattaggtaacgcgttatacatcaacaacaaaccgtggtactctcatagatatataatagtattagtatactttagaagtttcaagtacccacaagtaatattatacaatcacaacaaaataactaaaatagttattccaggttttttaatatgtaatttcgtcaaaatttgaacttaaaatgactgtaaaaataaactgtgcttatgtatttcttagaatttttggtaacagaattaaatatttacgtgaaatcttgttttaaattttcaatccttagatataaaagttgaacattttataaatttttaactacaaaataattatttaattttaaatttgataaattttgtcaaaatctcaacttcaaatgctcataaaaaaaatgtgtgcctatgtatttttaatattttacaattgctattgtaacaatatatcaggagccttgcattaaattttcacgcatttttaccaaacaaataaaattttattgatatttatagaaaaaaaattttaaaaattttaaaaatgacaatgtccgtaagcagctttaaaaagagtcaagttattttcaaatttttattgtgtatagaaaattctaatataaacattcagtgaaattttcaagtatctacagtcattcgttttttaattacaataaaataagaaaatcgttacgtaagaaatcgagtgaatatcaaatgttgtaaaaatatgaatttcaaacgctcataaaaatttcatttgagtttcttatagacatttttttttttgaaaaaggtagattatcctttaaggaatcttgtattacattttaaaatcttagttctaaagataaaaatttttacgaattattaactcaaaataatttgctaattttcgtgatttttacataatttgtcaatttttgaactttaaatgctaaaaaaaaaaactgtgactaaggatttctaatatttttcaaatgtcattgtaacaatatagtaggagccttgtattaaattttcaagtatttttactcaacaaataagttttattgacattcatagaaaaaaaaactaataaaattggaaactgaaaatgtccctaaacagttcaaaacaaattaaaatattttgaaaattgtatcatgtatagaaaacagattttgcgtaaaaattcccgtttttccttaatttttcttttgtttttcactgcgcttttaaaaactattggaaaaattttacttttgaccccccaaagtacctactagattcactttcctatcagaaaaggtactattgaagaaaatccaagcactttgactgtcctaaaaggtgatgacagacacaaaaaaaaataaaaaaaaaaaaaaaacacacatcattgtaaaatcaatacattcatcgttccactcagaatctaaaataaaaattataaattatagttttgcaAAACCACAAACAttgaatagtatataataacatggtatagctgttatatatatataaaaaaaaaactatcaatagttttaaaaatcacaaaaatcgtatagtacctatatgcttagcctttaaaaaattttggatAATATTTGGATCACTTTCTATcaaaaaatcacaattattgttttaaaatataacggCACTATgagtcattttataataaataactattaatcacccaacataatataaatcaaaattattttttattaaaaaccagtTTTACATAGAAATTCcagttttttttcatcatttttaaaagtacttgtcaattttgaattttgacccGCAGAATACTAACtacctatagattatatttGGTACAAGTAACTACCATGTATAATGGAAGTTTCTACTATTAAGTGTCAGACAAATTCGACATCATctaaagttaatataaatatt
It contains:
- the LOC100169230 gene encoding LOW QUALITY PROTEIN: uncharacterized protein LOC100169230 (The sequence of the model RefSeq protein was modified relative to this genomic sequence to represent the inferred CDS: inserted 1 base in 1 codon), with the protein product MNSLVADYGDETDTDSLESDQNLDENTKDMKLVDEYKTENKLPAPRFKDTGIINESVFRNPYLEAERAKCAVLEKHVKMVPAKDHLTKVNGKNICWMNKKGRCRFGNKCKFAHDSELFNGPNIIDEDKSNKESSKSNXKKEKTWTITNFNTRKKNT
- the LOC100576028 gene encoding zinc finger MYND domain-containing protein 10 homolog, producing the protein MDIISQNEVDFFIDHIKESKLNELGSKIWYDSHDRLQKLNQQATLDATEGREEYIKDQLISYGKVPIIVHEAICVAIWREKVLPEVLCIIPNPTQSFTLYFIVSFYYNMIV